One segment of Panicum virgatum strain AP13 chromosome 1K, P.virgatum_v5, whole genome shotgun sequence DNA contains the following:
- the LOC120656672 gene encoding indole-3-acetic acid-induced protein ARG7-like, with translation MKEEGGEKKNILAKTLQRCRTSLAHRRRPPAAAPDRAAAGYFTVLVGPEKERFGVRARCANHPLFRALLDEAETEYGFAGCDGPLELPCAVDDFMEVMWEMEQADPAASPGCGRFAAAGSRGHHQGYQMMSPARFLVAGRS, from the coding sequence ATGAAGGAAGAAGGAGGCGAGAAGAAGAACATCCTGGCCAAGACGCTCCAGCGGTGCCGGACCTCGCTGGCCCACCGGaggcgcccgccggcggcggccccggacagggcggcggccggctacTTCACCGTGCTGGTGGGCCCGGAGAAGGAGCGCttcggcgtgcgcgcgcgctgcGCCAACCACCCGCTGTTCCGGGCGCTGCTGGACGAGGCCGAGACCGAGTACGGCTTCGCCGGCTGCGACGGCCCGCTCGAGCTGCCCTGCGCCGTCGACGACTTCATGGAGGTCATGTGGGAGATGGAGCAGGCCgaccccgccgcctcgccgggctGCGggcgcttcgccgccgccggcagcagaGGGCACCACCAGGGGTACCAGATGATGAGCCCCGCCAGGTTCCTCGTCGCCGGACGCTCGTGA